A region from the Aliarcobacter thereius LMG 24486 genome encodes:
- the rpoB gene encoding DNA-directed RNA polymerase subunit beta has translation MLNSLKSGNRLRVDFAKNPQKIEIPNLLQLQQNSYDSFLMVDKKDRSQAGIEKVFKTIFPIHDAQSRLTLDYLGSEVGKPRYDVRETMIRGLTYSIPLKINVRLTLWDLDEKTGERIGVKDIKEQSLFVREIPLMTDRTSFIVNGVERVVVNQLHRSPGVIFKEDESNTAESKLLYTGQIIPDRGSWLYFEYDAKDILYVRINKRRKVPITILFRALGYSKEDIVKLFYPVINIKIKNNKFLTEFNPDDFMGRIDYDIKDDKGNLIIGAGKRLTARKAKALIEGGLKLIEYPLELLMDRHTASTIYDPESGEVLFDALTGLDELKLKKLLDLKFDSFEIANDLSSSADASIINAFKADAESLKLLKQIEQIDDENDLAAIRIYKVMRPGEPVTKEAAKEFIRKLFFDPERYDLTKVGRMKMNHKLGVNVPEYVTTLTYEDIIKTVQYLIKVKAGNGHIDDRDHLGNRRIRAIGELLANELHAGLIKMQKTIRDKMTTLSGTLEDIMPHDLINSKMITSTITEFFTSGQLSQFMDQTNPLSEVTHKRRLSALGEGGLVKERAGFEVRDVHPTHYGRICPVETPEGQNIGLINTLSTFSKVNDLGFIEAPYKKVVDGVATNEITYFTATQEEGLVIAPGSTKLDENGKILEPLVEVRLNGEILLMERSKVDLIDISSQMVMGVAASLIPFLEHNDANRALMGSNMMRQAVPLINPTAPIVGTGLEKTVARDAWEAIKASRTGIVEKADSKNIYISGEDENGAFIDHYEVNKNVKTNNNTSFGQRVAIKEGDTIEAGQVIADGPSMDKGELAVGINAMVAFMPWNGYNYEDAIVLSERLIKKDAFTSVHIYEKDIECRELKHGNEEITRDLPGVKEENITHLDGSGIVKVGTYVTPGMILVGKVTPKGEIKPTPEERLLRAIFGDKAGHVINKSLYCPTSMEGTVVDVKVFTKKGYEKCERAKTEIDLEKNELNQKHLDKLLMLDREEALKINNLLSKAKLEKELELDGTTYKKGESLSLETLTNVNRFAMKKVVSSYGKDIEKTYNDIKEHFIRQKAQLRKDHEEKLDILEHDDILASGVIKQVKVYIATKRKIKVGDKMAGRHGNKGIVSNIVPRVDMPYLEDGTTVDIILNPLGVPSRMNIGQIMEVHLGLVGRRLGKQIQHIYEAKKGEYISDLRTKMIEVAGVAKLMNAKSFVEKLSDDELLNYARDWSKGVKFATQIFDGVEAYDFEKLFEMAKIDSDGKSVLFDGKTGEQMKERVNVGYMYMLKLHHLVDEKVHARSTGPYSLVTQQPVGGKALFGGQRFGEMEVWALEAYGATNVLKEMLTTKSDDVEGRTRAYRAIANGENVPASGVPETFFVLTKELKALALDVEIFEEVENDEQ, from the coding sequence ATGTTAAACTCTTTAAAATCTGGTAATAGACTCAGAGTAGATTTTGCGAAAAACCCACAAAAAATCGAAATTCCTAACTTATTACAATTACAACAAAATTCGTATGACTCTTTTTTAATGGTAGATAAAAAAGATAGATCACAAGCTGGTATAGAAAAAGTTTTCAAAACTATATTTCCTATTCATGATGCACAAAGTAGGCTAACTTTAGACTATTTGGGAAGTGAAGTTGGAAAACCTAGATATGATGTAAGAGAGACAATGATTAGAGGACTTACATATTCAATTCCTCTTAAAATCAATGTTAGATTAACTCTTTGGGATTTAGATGAAAAGACTGGTGAAAGAATCGGTGTAAAAGATATAAAAGAACAATCTTTATTTGTAAGAGAAATTCCTTTAATGACTGATAGAACATCATTTATTGTAAATGGTGTTGAAAGAGTTGTTGTAAATCAATTACATAGATCGCCAGGTGTTATTTTCAAAGAAGATGAATCAAATACAGCAGAAAGTAAACTTCTTTATACTGGACAAATTATTCCTGATAGAGGTTCATGGTTATATTTCGAATATGATGCAAAAGATATCTTATATGTAAGAATTAATAAAAGAAGAAAAGTTCCAATTACTATTCTATTTAGAGCTTTAGGATATTCAAAAGAGGATATTGTAAAACTATTTTATCCTGTAATTAATATTAAAATTAAAAATAATAAATTTTTAACAGAATTTAACCCAGATGATTTTATGGGAAGAATTGATTACGACATTAAAGATGATAAAGGTAATTTAATTATTGGTGCAGGTAAAAGATTAACGGCAAGAAAAGCAAAAGCTTTAATTGAAGGTGGTTTAAAATTAATTGAATATCCACTTGAACTATTAATGGATAGACATACTGCAAGTACAATTTATGACCCAGAATCAGGAGAAGTATTATTTGATGCTTTAACTGGACTTGATGAATTAAAATTAAAAAAACTTTTAGATCTTAAATTTGATTCATTTGAAATTGCAAATGATCTTTCAAGTAGTGCTGATGCATCTATTATTAATGCATTTAAAGCAGATGCAGAATCTTTAAAGCTATTAAAACAAATTGAGCAAATTGATGATGAAAATGATTTAGCTGCAATTAGAATTTATAAAGTTATGAGACCAGGTGAACCTGTAACAAAAGAAGCTGCAAAAGAGTTCATAAGAAAACTTTTCTTTGATCCTGAAAGATATGATTTAACAAAAGTTGGAAGAATGAAAATGAACCATAAGCTAGGGGTTAATGTTCCTGAATATGTAACAACTCTAACTTATGAAGATATTATAAAAACTGTTCAATACCTAATAAAAGTTAAAGCTGGTAATGGACATATTGATGATAGGGATCACTTAGGAAATAGAAGAATTAGAGCTATTGGTGAACTTTTAGCAAATGAGTTACACGCTGGGCTTATTAAAATGCAAAAAACAATTAGAGATAAAATGACAACTCTGAGTGGTACACTAGAAGATATAATGCCTCATGATTTAATCAATTCAAAAATGATTACTTCTACAATAACAGAGTTCTTCACAAGTGGTCAACTTTCTCAGTTTATGGATCAAACAAATCCATTATCAGAAGTTACTCACAAAAGAAGATTATCTGCTCTTGGAGAAGGTGGTTTAGTAAAAGAGAGAGCTGGATTTGAAGTAAGAGATGTTCACCCAACTCACTATGGAAGAATTTGTCCAGTTGAAACACCTGAGGGACAAAATATTGGTCTTATTAATACTTTATCAACTTTCTCTAAAGTTAATGATTTGGGATTTATTGAAGCTCCTTATAAAAAAGTTGTTGATGGAGTTGCAACAAATGAAATTACATATTTCACAGCAACTCAAGAAGAAGGGCTTGTAATAGCTCCAGGAAGTACAAAACTTGATGAAAATGGGAAAATTTTAGAACCATTAGTTGAAGTTAGATTAAATGGTGAAATCCTTTTAATGGAGAGAAGTAAAGTTGATTTAATTGATATCTCTTCTCAAATGGTTATGGGAGTTGCTGCAAGTTTAATTCCATTTTTAGAGCATAATGATGCAAATAGAGCACTTATGGGTTCAAACATGATGAGACAAGCAGTTCCTTTAATTAACCCAACTGCTCCAATTGTTGGAACTGGTTTAGAAAAAACAGTTGCAAGAGATGCATGGGAAGCTATCAAAGCAAGTAGAACAGGTATTGTAGAAAAAGCTGATTCTAAAAATATTTATATTAGCGGTGAAGATGAAAATGGTGCATTTATTGATCACTATGAAGTAAATAAAAACGTTAAAACAAATAATAATACATCTTTTGGGCAAAGAGTTGCTATTAAAGAAGGTGATACTATTGAAGCAGGGCAAGTAATTGCTGATGGACCTTCAATGGATAAAGGAGAATTAGCTGTTGGAATTAATGCTATGGTTGCATTTATGCCATGGAATGGGTATAACTATGAGGATGCTATTGTTTTAAGTGAAAGACTTATTAAAAAAGATGCATTTACTTCAGTTCATATTTATGAAAAAGATATTGAGTGTAGAGAGCTTAAACATGGTAATGAAGAGATAACAAGAGATTTACCAGGTGTTAAAGAAGAAAATATAACTCATCTTGATGGTTCTGGAATTGTAAAAGTTGGAACATATGTAACTCCTGGAATGATTCTTGTTGGAAAAGTTACACCAAAAGGTGAAATTAAACCAACTCCTGAAGAGAGACTTTTAAGAGCAATTTTTGGAGATAAAGCAGGACATGTTATAAATAAATCTTTATATTGTCCAACATCAATGGAAGGAACAGTTGTTGATGTTAAAGTGTTTACTAAAAAAGGTTATGAAAAGTGTGAGAGAGCAAAAACAGAAATAGATTTAGAAAAAAATGAACTAAATCAAAAACATCTTGATAAACTTTTAATGCTTGATAGAGAAGAAGCTTTAAAAATAAATAATCTTTTATCAAAAGCAAAACTTGAAAAAGAGCTTGAACTTGATGGTACAACATACAAAAAAGGTGAATCACTTAGTTTAGAAACTCTTACAAATGTAAATAGATTTGCTATGAAAAAAGTAGTTTCTTCATATGGAAAAGATATTGAAAAAACTTATAATGATATAAAAGAGCATTTTATTAGACAAAAAGCTCAATTAAGAAAAGATCATGAAGAAAAACTTGATATTTTAGAGCATGATGATATTTTAGCAAGTGGAGTAATTAAACAAGTTAAAGTATATATTGCAACTAAGAGAAAAATCAAAGTTGGTGATAAAATGGCTGGGCGACATGGAAATAAAGGTATTGTTTCAAATATCGTTCCAAGAGTTGATATGCCATATTTAGAAGATGGAACAACTGTTGATATTATTTTAAATCCACTTGGGGTTCCTTCGAGAATGAACATTGGACAAATTATGGAAGTTCACTTAGGATTAGTTGGACGAAGATTAGGAAAACAAATTCAGCATATATATGAAGCTAAAAAAGGTGAATATATATCTGATTTAAGAACAAAAATGATTGAAGTTGCTGGAGTTGCAAAACTTATGAATGCAAAATCATTTGTTGAGAAATTAAGTGATGATGAGTTATTAAACTATGCTAGAGATTGGTCAAAAGGTGTTAAGTTTGCAACACAAATTTTTGATGGTGTTGAAGCTTATGACTTTGAAAAACTATTTGAAATGGCAAAAATTGATAGTGATGGAAAATCTGTTTTATTTGATGGTAAAACAGGTGAGCAAATGAAAGAAAGAGTAAATGTTGGTTATATGTATATGCTAAAACTACATCACTTAGTTGATGAAAAAGTTCACGCAAGAAGTACAGGGCCATACTCTTTAGTAACTCAACAACCAGTTGGTGGAAAAGCTTTATTTGGTGGGCAAAGATTTGGAGAGATGGAGGTTTGGGCATTAGAAGCTTATGGTGCAACAAATGTACTAAAAGAGATGCTTACAACAAAATCTGATGATGTTGAAGGAAGAACAAGAGCATATAGAGCCATAGCAAATGGTGAGAATGTTCCAGCTTCAGGAGTTCCAGAAACATTCTTTGTTTTAACAAAAGAGTTAAAAGCCTTAGCTTTAGATGTAGAGATTTTTGAAGAGGTAGAAAACGATGAGCAATAA
- the rplL gene encoding 50S ribosomal protein L7/L12, translating into MAISKEDVLEFISGLSVLELSELVKEFEEKFGVSAQPVAVAGGAVAAVEAAEEKTEFDVIILDSGDKKINVIKEIRAITGLGLKEAKDAAEQTPSTIKEGISKADADTIKAQLEAAGAKVEVK; encoded by the coding sequence ATGGCAATTTCTAAAGAAGACGTTTTAGAATTTATCTCTGGATTATCAGTATTAGAATTATCAGAGTTAGTAAAAGAATTTGAAGAAAAATTTGGTGTATCTGCACAACCTGTTGCAGTTGCTGGTGGAGCAGTTGCTGCTGTTGAAGCTGCTGAAGAAAAAACTGAATTTGATGTAATTATCTTAGATTCAGGAGATAAAAAAATTAATGTAATTAAAGAAATCAGAGCAATTACAGGTCTTGGATTAAAAGAAGCTAAAGATGCAGCTGAGCAAACTCCTTCAACAATTAAAGAAGGAATTTCTAAAGCTGATGCTGATACAATCAAAGCTCAACTTGAAGCAGCTGGTGCTAAAGTAGAAGTTAAGTAA
- the rplJ gene encoding 50S ribosomal protein L10 produces the protein MTRQEKSEIIDSLSAEFKNSLAVVVCDYKGLTHKELETLRKNARDNNTKVQVIKNTLVAKAVKAAELGDIDLSGTNIYLWSEDQISACKVADKFVTSMKDKFSIKSGIIEGTIVDAAKVNAFAKLPSKEELLGMLASVWMGPVRNFTIGLDALRRKKEEEAA, from the coding sequence ATGACAAGACAAGAAAAATCAGAAATTATTGATTCTCTATCTGCTGAGTTTAAAAACTCTTTAGCTGTTGTTGTTTGTGACTATAAAGGGCTTACTCATAAAGAGTTAGAAACTTTAAGAAAAAATGCAAGAGATAATAATACTAAAGTTCAAGTTATTAAAAATACTTTGGTAGCTAAGGCTGTTAAAGCAGCAGAATTAGGAGATATTGATTTATCTGGAACAAATATTTATCTTTGGTCTGAAGATCAAATTTCAGCTTGTAAAGTAGCTGATAAATTTGTTACTTCAATGAAAGATAAGTTCTCAATTAAATCAGGAATTATTGAAGGTACGATTGTTGATGCTGCAAAAGTTAATGCATTTGCTAAATTACCATCAAAAGAAGAACTTCTTGGAATGCTTGCATCTGTATGGATGGGACCAGTTAGAAACTTTACTATCGGTCTTGATGCTCTTAGAAGAAAAAAAGAAGAAGAGGCTGCTTAA
- the rplA gene encoding 50S ribosomal protein L1 — protein sequence MAKISKRYKALSSKVEDRKYSLEEACNLIKDLKSAKFDESVEVALNLNVDPRHADQMIRGAVVLPNGTGKTVRVAVFAKGVKMDEAKAAGADIVGNDDLAEAIQAGNINFDVLVATPDCMGIVGKVGRILGPKGLMPNPKTGTVTMDVTKAVNDAKGGQVTYRVDKKGNMQAAVGKVSFSAEAIKENVEAFISAINKAKPSTAKGRYIANAAISLTMSPSVVLDNMELLEIR from the coding sequence ATGGCAAAAATTTCAAAAAGATATAAAGCATTAAGTTCTAAAGTTGAAGATAGAAAATACTCTTTAGAAGAAGCTTGTAATTTAATAAAAGATTTAAAATCTGCTAAGTTTGATGAGAGTGTAGAAGTTGCACTTAATTTAAATGTTGATCCAAGACATGCAGATCAAATGATTAGAGGAGCAGTTGTTCTTCCAAATGGTACAGGTAAAACTGTAAGAGTTGCTGTTTTTGCAAAAGGTGTAAAAATGGATGAAGCTAAAGCAGCTGGTGCTGATATTGTTGGAAATGATGATTTAGCTGAAGCTATCCAAGCTGGAAATATTAATTTTGATGTTCTAGTAGCAACTCCTGATTGTATGGGTATTGTTGGTAAAGTGGGTAGAATACTTGGGCCAAAAGGTTTAATGCCAAATCCAAAAACTGGAACTGTAACAATGGATGTAACAAAAGCTGTTAATGATGCAAAAGGTGGTCAAGTTACATATAGAGTTGATAAAAAAGGTAATATGCAAGCAGCTGTTGGGAAAGTATCTTTTTCAGCAGAAGCTATTAAAGAAAATGTAGAAGCTTTTATTTCAGCTATTAATAAAGCAAAACCATCGACTGCAAAAGGTAGATATATTGCTAATGCAGCTATTAGTTTAACTATGAGCCCATCAGTTGTTTTAGACAACATGGAACTTTTAGAAATTAGATAA
- the rplK gene encoding 50S ribosomal protein L11, with protein MAKKIQGYLKLQIPAGAANPSPPVGPALGQRGVNIMEFCKAFNEKTKDKAGYRLPVVITIFTDKSFTFEVKQPPMTELIKKISGIKKGSDNPLKNKVGKLSKAQIMEIVDLKIKDLNTDDKEQAAKIVAGSARSIGVDVEL; from the coding sequence ATGGCTAAGAAAATTCAAGGTTATTTAAAACTACAAATACCTGCAGGAGCTGCAAATCCATCACCTCCAGTTGGTCCAGCTTTAGGACAAAGAGGTGTTAATATTATGGAGTTTTGTAAAGCATTTAACGAAAAAACTAAAGATAAAGCAGGTTATAGATTGCCAGTTGTTATCACAATTTTTACAGATAAAAGTTTTACATTTGAAGTTAAACAACCACCAATGACTGAATTGATTAAAAAAATTTCAGGAATTAAAAAAGGTAGTGATAATCCACTTAAAAATAAAGTTGGAAAATTATCAAAAGCACAAATCATGGAGATCGTTGATTTAAAAATCAAAGATTTAAATACTGATGATAAAGAACAAGCTGCAAAAATTGTTGCTGGTTCAGCTAGATCAATCGGAGTTGATGTAGAACTATAA
- the nusG gene encoding transcription termination/antitermination protein NusG, whose translation MAHKWYAIQTYSGSELAVKRAILKLADEMEDDRIAEVLVPTEDLIEVKKGKKVIIERPLYPAYAFAKIDLDTALWHRIQSMPKVGRFIGESKKPTALSEKDINLILEKAKNKAAAKPKISFDEGEMVRINEGPFANFNGIVEDFDLVSGILKLNVSIFGRNTPVEISYTQVERIV comes from the coding sequence ATGGCACATAAATGGTACGCAATACAGACTTATTCTGGAAGTGAGTTAGCTGTAAAGAGAGCAATATTAAAATTAGCAGATGAAATGGAAGATGATAGAATAGCTGAAGTTCTAGTTCCAACAGAAGATTTAATAGAAGTAAAAAAAGGTAAGAAAGTAATTATAGAAAGGCCGCTTTACCCAGCTTATGCATTTGCAAAAATTGATTTAGATACAGCACTTTGGCATAGAATCCAATCAATGCCAAAAGTTGGAAGATTTATTGGTGAATCAAAAAAACCAACAGCTTTAAGTGAAAAAGACATTAATCTTATTTTAGAAAAAGCTAAAAATAAAGCAGCAGCAAAACCAAAAATATCTTTTGATGAAGGTGAAATGGTAAGAATAAACGAAGGACCATTCGCAAACTTTAATGGTATTGTTGAAGACTTTGATCTGGTTTCAGGAATTTTGAAACTGAATGTTTCTATTTTTGGAAGAAATACTCCTGTTGAGATATCTTACACTCAAGTAGAGAGAATAGTATAA
- the secE gene encoding preprotein translocase subunit SecE, which produces MSKASNYFNSVKAELSKVIFPIKEQIRTAYISVFIVVTVIAIFLALIDGAMSLGLSMILG; this is translated from the coding sequence TTGAGTAAAGCTAGTAATTATTTTAACAGTGTAAAAGCTGAACTATCTAAAGTGATATTTCCTATAAAAGAGCAAATTAGAACAGCTTATATTTCGGTATTTATAGTTGTTACTGTTATAGCTATATTTTTAGCTTTAATTGATGGTGCTATGTCTCTTGGACTATCAATGATACTAGGATAA
- the rpmG gene encoding 50S ribosomal protein L33 — translation MRIKIGLKCQESGDINYTTWKNPKTHTEKFEVKKYCPRLKKHTIHKEVKLKS, via the coding sequence ATAAGAATTAAAATAGGATTAAAATGCCAAGAAAGTGGAGATATTAACTACACTACTTGGAAAAATCCAAAAACTCATACTGAAAAGTTTGAAGTAAAAAAATATTGTCCAAGATTAAAAAAACACACTATTCATAAAGAAGTGAAATTAAAATCTTAG
- the tuf gene encoding elongation factor Tu: MAKEKFSRNKPHVNIGTIGHVDHGKTTTTAAISAVLALQYGGEMKDYDQIDNAPEERERGITIATSHIEYETDKRHYAHVDCPGHADYVKNMITGAAQMDGAILVIASTDGPMAQTREHILLSKQVGVPYIVVFLNKEDQLDPSDKDEMLELVEMEIRELLSTYDFPGDDTPIVAGSAFQALEEAKKGSVGPWGEKIVALMAAVDEYIPTPERDTDKPFLMPVEDVFSISGRGTVVTGRIELGTIKVGEEIEIVGFGDTRKTTVTGVEMFRKEMDQGQAGDNCGILLRGIKKEDVERGQVLCKPGTIKPHTSFKCEVYILSKEEGGRHTPFFSGYRPQFYVRTTDVTGSCTLAEGTEMVMPGDNVEMTVELVAPIALEKGTKFAIREGGRTVGAGVVSEIIK; the protein is encoded by the coding sequence ATGGCAAAAGAAAAGTTTTCAAGAAACAAACCGCACGTAAATATCGGTACAATCGGTCACGTTGACCACGGTAAAACAACTACAACTGCTGCAATTTCAGCGGTTTTAGCTCTACAATATGGTGGAGAGATGAAAGATTATGATCAAATCGATAATGCTCCAGAAGAAAGAGAAAGAGGAATTACTATTGCTACTTCTCATATTGAGTATGAAACAGATAAAAGACACTATGCACACGTAGATTGTCCAGGTCACGCGGATTATGTTAAAAACATGATTACTGGTGCTGCTCAAATGGATGGTGCTATTTTAGTTATCGCTTCAACAGATGGACCAATGGCTCAAACAAGAGAGCACATTCTTCTTTCTAAACAAGTTGGAGTACCTTATATAGTTGTATTCTTAAATAAAGAAGATCAATTGGACCCTTCAGATAAAGATGAGATGTTAGAATTAGTTGAAATGGAAATTAGAGAGTTACTTTCAACTTATGATTTCCCAGGAGATGATACACCAATCGTTGCTGGTTCTGCGTTCCAAGCTTTAGAAGAAGCTAAAAAAGGTTCAGTTGGACCATGGGGAGAAAAAATTGTTGCTTTAATGGCTGCAGTTGATGAGTATATCCCAACTCCAGAAAGAGATACAGATAAACCATTCTTAATGCCTGTTGAAGATGTTTTCTCAATTTCAGGAAGAGGAACAGTTGTTACTGGAAGAATTGAACTAGGAACAATTAAAGTTGGTGAAGAGATCGAAATCGTTGGATTTGGAGATACAAGAAAAACAACAGTTACTGGTGTTGAAATGTTCAGAAAAGAGATGGATCAAGGTCAAGCTGGAGATAACTGCGGTATTCTTCTAAGAGGTATCAAAAAAGAAGATGTTGAAAGAGGTCAAGTTCTTTGTAAGCCAGGAACAATTAAACCACATACATCATTTAAATGTGAAGTTTATATTCTTTCAAAAGAAGAAGGTGGAAGACATACTCCATTCTTTAGTGGATATAGACCACAATTCTATGTTAGAACAACAGACGTTACAGGTTCTTGTACACTAGCAGAAGGTACAGAAATGGTTATGCCAGGTGATAATGTTGAAATGACAGTAGAATTAGTTGCTCCAATTGCTCTAGAAAAAGGAACAAAGTTCGCTATTAGAGAAGGTGGAAGAACTGTTGGTGCTGGAGTTGTTTCAGAAATCATCAAATAA
- the murD gene encoding UDP-N-acetylmuramoyl-L-alanine--D-glutamate ligase, with translation MKKIRILGKGKTALALKEVYKDAEIFDDSEIDLFDKESDTLTVVSPGIPPNNILVKSSINLISDYDLFYEEMPFSIWISGTNGKTTTTQMCQVVLEDLNSSYGGNIGIPLSKLDKSKNIWILETSSFTLHYTKEAKPNIYILLPISHDHITWHGSYEAYKEAKLKPLEFMQENDIAIIPNEFKDIETSAHLISYSNSDDLCEHFKIDKEKINFKEPFLLDAILALCTKKILTDKIDYEKINSFRIDKHKVEEFYDRKNRLWIDDSKATNYDATLNALIPYYDKKIHLILGGDDKGVDLNILFETISKLNLIVYAIGSNYYRIITYCKSYNIEVLECRTLDIAVSRIDENLQKDDIAILSPAAASLDQYSSYLQRGEEFKKFVFNLS, from the coding sequence ATGAAAAAAATAAGAATTTTAGGAAAAGGTAAAACAGCACTCGCATTAAAAGAAGTATATAAAGATGCAGAGATTTTCGATGACAGTGAAATAGATTTATTTGATAAAGAATCAGATACTTTAACCGTTGTAAGTCCAGGAATTCCACCAAATAATATATTAGTGAAATCTTCAATTAATTTAATTAGTGATTATGATCTATTTTATGAAGAGATGCCTTTTTCTATATGGATTAGTGGAACAAATGGAAAAACAACAACAACTCAAATGTGTCAGGTAGTATTGGAAGATTTAAATTCATCTTATGGAGGAAATATAGGAATTCCTCTTAGCAAACTTGATAAAAGTAAAAATATATGGATTTTAGAAACTTCATCTTTTACTCTACATTATACAAAAGAAGCCAAACCAAATATTTATATACTGCTTCCAATTTCACATGATCATATAACTTGGCATGGTTCGTATGAAGCTTATAAAGAAGCAAAACTAAAGCCTTTGGAATTTATGCAAGAGAATGATATTGCTATTATTCCTAATGAATTTAAAGATATAGAAACATCTGCACATCTTATTTCTTATTCAAATAGTGATGATTTATGTGAACACTTTAAAATAGATAAAGAGAAGATAAATTTCAAAGAACCTTTTTTGTTAGATGCTATTTTGGCTTTGTGTACAAAAAAAATATTAACTGATAAAATAGATTATGAAAAGATAAATAGTTTTAGAATAGATAAACATAAAGTTGAAGAGTTTTATGATAGAAAGAATAGACTTTGGATTGATGATAGTAAAGCAACAAATTATGATGCAACATTAAATGCACTTATTCCATATTATGATAAAAAAATACATTTAATTTTAGGTGGAGATGACAAAGGAGTAGATTTAAATATTTTATTTGAAACTATCTCAAAATTAAATTTAATAGTATATGCTATTGGTTCAAATTATTATAGAATAATCACTTATTGTAAAAGTTATAATATTGAAGTATTAGAGTGTAGAACTTTAGATATTGCTGTTAGTAGAATAGATGAAAATTTACAAAAAGATGATATTGCTATTTTATCACCAGCAGCAGCATCTTTAGATCAATATAGCTCATATCTACAAAGAGGAGAAGAATTTAAAAAGTTTGTATTTAATTTAAGTTAA
- the mraY gene encoding phospho-N-acetylmuramoyl-pentapeptide-transferase, giving the protein MFYWFYRHLDINIFQYISVRAGISFFVAFILTMYLMPKFIKWAKSKNASQPIYELAPENHKQKAGTPTMGGVVFIFSAIIATLLTAKLNNFYVYGGLLTLALFSLIGIQDDYKKITKAKNSEGLSARMKLLFQFLSALIVVALIYYLGHTSSLYVPFYKYPIFEMGIFSIVFWMFIIVGSSNAVNLTDGLDGLATVPSILAFSTLSVLVYIVGHTVFANYLLLPSISIAGELAILGAAIVGSLIAFLWFNAYPAEVFMGDSGSLPLGALMGFLAIVSKSEILLLLIGFIFVLETVSVMLQVGSYKLRQKRVFLMAPIHHHFEQKGWKENKIIVRFWIIAFMSNLIALLSLKLR; this is encoded by the coding sequence TTGTTTTACTGGTTCTATAGACACTTAGATATCAACATCTTTCAGTATATTTCTGTTCGTGCAGGAATTAGTTTTTTTGTAGCATTTATATTAACAATGTATCTAATGCCAAAATTTATAAAATGGGCTAAAAGTAAGAATGCATCGCAACCAATTTATGAATTAGCTCCTGAAAACCATAAGCAAAAAGCAGGAACTCCAACTATGGGTGGAGTAGTTTTTATATTTTCTGCCATTATAGCTACACTTTTAACAGCAAAATTAAATAATTTTTATGTATATGGTGGATTATTAACATTGGCACTTTTTTCACTTATTGGAATACAAGATGATTATAAAAAGATAACTAAAGCAAAAAATTCAGAAGGTTTAAGTGCAAGAATGAAATTATTATTTCAGTTTTTAAGTGCATTAATAGTTGTTGCTTTAATTTATTATTTAGGACATACAAGTAGTTTATATGTTCCTTTTTATAAATATCCTATTTTTGAAATGGGAATTTTTTCAATAGTTTTTTGGATGTTTATAATTGTAGGTTCTTCAAATGCTGTGAATTTAACAGATGGGCTTGATGGTTTAGCAACAGTTCCTTCAATTTTAGCATTTTCAACTCTATCTGTATTGGTATATATTGTTGGACATACAGTATTTGCAAACTATTTATTGCTTCCTAGTATTAGTATAGCTGGAGAGTTAGCTATTTTAGGAGCTGCTATTGTTGGTTCATTAATAGCATTTTTATGGTTTAATGCCTACCCAGCTGAAGTTTTTATGGGAGATAGTGGTTCTTTACCTTTAGGAGCATTAATGGGATTTTTAGCAATTGTTTCAAAATCTGAGATATTATTACTTCTTATTGGATTTATATTTGTTTTAGAAACAGTATCAGTTATGCTTCAAGTAGGTTCATATAAATTAAGACAAAAAAGAGTTTTTCTTATGGCTCCTATTCATCATCATTTTGAGCAAAAAGGATGGAAAGAAAATAAAATAATTGTAAGGTTTTGGATAATAGCATTTATGTCAAATTTAATAGCACTTCTAAGTTTAAAGTTAAGATAA